Proteins encoded together in one Penaeus vannamei isolate JL-2024 chromosome 9, ASM4276789v1, whole genome shotgun sequence window:
- the LOC113803795 gene encoding LOW QUALITY PROTEIN: zinc finger and BTB domain-containing protein 24 (The sequence of the model RefSeq protein was modified relative to this genomic sequence to represent the inferred CDS: inserted 1 base in 1 codon), which yields MLFHVSPPLFTENLSNLRDKMFTDVTIGCGDQFYPAHRLVLSACSSFFAXLSVATCRSPVLLLHGIEQSTLEQLLVFMYDGEVTISHSNLPSLLKAARWLGITGLQSPFNRSDLSTIQSSNLQGDSSHILDIWTLFNQLVSSSGDSRTLEQVASTLQQIRATLEQEACGNITNTETNTQPSQIDSEPFPASNSEDELEASVEFKPILIEGDPHNLLGSEEMAGTDNTEGRMSDGITFSNITERFVNSPCPSRQSFESNTFEGWDSESVSYRRKSLEQFVKIQTGVDSEENSQDIVLRYEGSSSEPEKENVDHKLKNATKRFLCCKHCKKTFTVRKDLVEHLKTHEFRDSFCVICEKQFSSTEALDKHLRLRSVYSCSVCRYITHCKQRLTRHHAMHKTKEEMVLLNDEQPAPASQTHTKENNTSAGETLKTDSGSFRCPACDEIFIDYQELKTHSTSGCNRLICKYCNKIFLPSKSRQYNRHLKTHKIKKRFSCPYCPYICDRKRSLTDHISKHTGEYRFSCSLCDYKCTRNVSLKLHMEKKHKDVNCISKSE from the exons ATGTTATTTCATGTATCA CCTCCTTTGTTCACTGAAAATCTTAGTAACCTTCGTGACAAG ATGTTTACAGATGTAACAATTGGCTGTGGAGACCAGTTTTATCCAGCTCATCGTTTAGTCCTGTCAGCTTGCAGCAGCTTCTTTG ATTTGTCTGTGGCCACCTGCAGATCACCAGTCCTTTTGCTCCATGGCATAGAGCAGTCAACTCTAGAACAGTTGCTGGTGTTCATGTATGATGGTGAG GTCACCATAAGTCACAGCAACCTTCCTAGCCTTCTGAAAGCAGCTCGATGGTTAGGAATAACAGGACTACAGAGTCCTTTCAACAGGTCAGATCTATCGACAATACAGTCTTCAAATTTGCAGGGAGATTCATCCCATATTTTGGACATATGGACCCTTTTCAACCAATTAGTGTCTTCATCAGGAGATTCCAGGACATTAGAGCAGGTTGCAAGTACATTACAACAAATAAGAGCCACATTAGAGCAAGAAGCATGTGGAAATATAACAAACACAGAGACGAACACCCAACCATCACAAATTGATTCGGAGCCATTTCCTGCCAGCAATAGTGAGGATGAACTGGAAGCATCTGTTGAATTCAAACCCATTTTAATTGAAGGAGATCCACACAATCTCCTAGGCAGTGAGGAGATGGCAGGCACAGATAACACTGAGGGTAGAATGAGTGATGGAATTACTTTTAGTAACATCACTGAACGCTTCGTAAACAGCCCTTGTCCTTCTCGACAGAGCTTTGAGAGCAATACCTTTGAAGGGTGGGATAGTGAGTCTGTTTCATACAGGAGGAAGAGTTTAGAACAGTTTGTAAAAATTCAGACTGGTGTTGATTCAGAAGAAAATTCTCAAGATATAGTTCTGCGTTATGAGGGTAGTTCCAGCGAACCGGAAAAG GAGAATGTAGACCACAAACTGAAAAATGCAACTAAAAGATTTTTATGCTGCAAGCACTGCAAGAAAACCTTCACCGTACGAAAAGATTTGGTTGAACATCTTAAGACACATGAGTTTCGAGATAGCTTCTGTGTAATCTGTGAAAAGCAGTTCTCAAGCACAGAAGCCTTAGACAAACACTTACGACTGCGCAGTGTGTACTCTTGTtcagtgtgtagatatataacaCATTGCAAGCAGCGCCTCACCAGACATCATGCTATGcataagacaaaagaagagatGGTTTTATTAAATGACGAACAGCCTGCACCAGCATCCCAAACTCATACCAAGGAGAACAACACATCTGCTGGAGAGACTTTAAAAACAGATTCAGGTTCTTTCAGGTGTCCTGCATGTGATGAAATTTTTATTGACTACCAAGAACTTAAGACTCACAGCACCAGTGGTTGCAATAGATTAATTTGTAAGTATTGCAATaaaatcttcctcccctccaaatCCAGACAGTACAATCGCCATCTCAAGACACACAAAATCAAAAAAAGGTTTTCATGTCCCTACTGCCCTTATATATGTGATCGAAAAAGAAGCCTTACAGAccacatatccaaacacacaggTGAATACCGATTTTCATGTTCATTGTGCGATTATAAATGCACAAGAAATGTGTCACTGAAGCTCCACAtggagaaaaaacacaaagatgTGAACTGTATTTCAAAATCTGAATAA